The Tripterygium wilfordii isolate XIE 37 chromosome 18, ASM1340144v1, whole genome shotgun sequence nucleotide sequence ACTGTAGCTAGTTTTCTTCAACTAtcacaagaaagaagaaacattcattttcatttaaaTTACTTGTACCActtcaaataatcatttaaacacaaataaacCAGAACCACGAGAAGTCGAGAATTGATTTCAAACCCAGACAATACACGCTCGAAATTACAAAATTGACTAGCAGAATAAATGGAATATACTGATGTTTATCTAAAACTGAAGTTCCATAATCAAACATCAAGAATAGAAGAAATCGGAGTCCTCACCGTCGTGTAGGCAGAGATCGCAACGAGTGAGCGAACCAAAGCCACGATGCGACCATGGAGGGAGAGCTCAGTGGCAGAGGTTCTGGTACTTTCAAATTTGTGCATAAGGCGGGCGTCGAACGAGACGAGATGTTTAGCTACGCATGAAAACGACTGCGTTTTAATACACCttagggttttttttcccctttctttccGAGTAATATTGCGATATACGATGACGTGGCACAACTACCAGAAATAACTAACAAAAACCGTCATTTGGCCCTCCGCAACACACACACTCTCGCTGATGACCTGCTTTGACTCGCTTCCTCTGTATTTCTCCCCTCTGCAAAACTCATTTTCCCGAGAAAATGGGGTTCCATCTGCAATTCATCATCCTCGCTGTTGCTGTTCTAATCCCTATGTTTGCAATTCGCTTCTACCCTTCTCGTCCGCCTCGCATTGCCTCCACTGATGATCAGGCGCCTTCACTTTTTATTTCTCTATTTCACTTTCTTTCATGTTCATTCATTCATCAAttgattccaattctctttCTGATCAAAGAAGCTGATCAACCCAGTTCAAGATTCTGAAATTTTTGACGAAGTCTTCCTGTACCCAGACGTCTTCTTGCATAATTACGCTCtaatggaggagcatttcaagATCTTCGTGTACCCAAAGAAAGACGAAgagattttttattataatgagAGGAACATTCACGGGATGTTTTCCAGTGAATTGTTCTTCCACTACAGTCTCTTAGTCGCTGACAGATTTGCTACATGTGATGAAAGCGAGGCCAACATGTTTTTCATTCCCCTTACTTGGTTCCAAATTCTTGGCAAGGTACGATTTCTTTTGTTACAAGAAGCGATTTTTTGTGATAGTTAAAGAAATTAATGTATCTGATCCTTACCACTCTTCTTTGGATTGTGTTTTTATACAACTGGGGatgttgcttcttgaaacaTTTCTGTAGTAATTCCTGTATCAGATGTAAGAATTACAGTGTAATCGCCGTTATTGTAGAAGcatgtgaaaaattaaatatccaCAGAAGAAGATTTAGGGGTCGTGAGTTATGAAGACCTCATATTTGACAAAATGCCAAGATGAAAAACAAGGTTTccttcctttatttttctgctcaAGAATGGTTGAAACTACGAAACTTGAGACTTAAGAGAGGgagcaatttgaaaaaaatatcaagatgaaagaaatgaatatcaATCTCCTTTTCAGAGATATAATGCTGCATGGATTGATCTCTAACTTTCGTCCTCCTTGTATGCAGGGAGTTTACGCTAATGGTGAGAATTATGTTTGGTACCTAATTAACGAGTACCCTTACTGGAATCGAACTAAAGGTCTCGATCACTTTTTTGTGACTTGCCATGACACTGGGGCAAGACTATCTGAAAGAGTTCCACTGAATGATTCAATAGCAGCCTTGTGTTCAGCAAGTTATGATTCCGGACATGACATACACCGCAAGCACCACCATATAACCC carries:
- the LOC119983453 gene encoding probable glycosyltransferase At5g03795, with the protein product MGFHLQFIILAVAVLIPMFAIRFYPSRPPRIASTDDQKLINPVQDSEIFDEVFLYPDVFLHNYALMEEHFKIFVYPKKDEEIFYYNERNIHGMFSSELFFHYSLLVADRFATCDESEANMFFIPLTWFQILGKGVYANGENYVWYLINEYPYWNRTKGLDHFFVTCHDTGARLSERVPLNDSIAALCSASYDSGHDIHRKHHHITLPQIRLPYVSPEKMSALYLINEYPYCTVHPYR